One stretch of Streptomyces sp. 135 DNA includes these proteins:
- a CDS encoding iron ABC transporter permease: MAVTATTPAARPSTAASRTGAAAVTAALVLLVAALAVVDITQGTAAVGPAEVWKAFTGSADTADASVVVASRLPRMTAGLLVGAVLGMAGAALQAVSRNVLASPDTLAVNAGSYLALGVAAATGISLPLLASSGIAFIGGLAAAAVVLGLSGLGAGTVRLVLAGSALTLGLTAVTEGLLLLFPHETEGLYKWNQGSIAQNGFDGVLQMLPIGAVGLIGLILLARRVDALALGDDAAHGVGVPVRSTRVVAVVLAALLSTAAVTLAGPVGFVGLCAPALVRPLARRFRAFTRSRSRLPFAGLTGAALVLGSDVLLRAVVPSDTAVAVPTGVVTSLVGAVFLVVMAARAKDTAAAAPADKLRIRSRTVFVVTTTVLVAALIGLVIAAVLIGDSKLLMGDVVNWAQGRAGQTVTFVLDTRVPRVIAALCAGAALALAGTLIQAVTRNPLAEPGVLGVTNGAAVGAVLLVTTVPAAGSWSIAAGAFAGAAVSSLLVFGLAARGGFQQNRLVLVGFGVATGATAVISLLIILTDPFNATKALTWLAGSTYGRTLPDVVPLAAVLAVGLVVAVVRRTELDLVSLDEDTPRLLGLDLGRGRLGFLVLAVLLSATAVSAAGTIGFVGLVAPHAARALVGRRHVRVVPVAVLLGAILVCAADLVGRTVIAPAQLGAGLMTAVIGTPYFLYLLVRSRR; this comes from the coding sequence ATGGCCGTCACCGCAACCACCCCCGCCGCCCGCCCGTCGACAGCCGCCTCCCGTACGGGCGCGGCCGCGGTGACGGCCGCACTGGTCCTCCTCGTCGCCGCGCTCGCGGTCGTCGACATCACCCAGGGCACGGCCGCCGTCGGCCCCGCCGAGGTGTGGAAGGCGTTCACCGGCAGTGCCGACACGGCCGACGCGTCCGTCGTCGTCGCCTCCCGGCTGCCGAGAATGACCGCGGGCCTGCTCGTCGGCGCCGTACTCGGCATGGCGGGCGCCGCCCTCCAGGCGGTCAGCCGCAACGTCCTCGCCTCGCCCGACACCCTCGCCGTCAACGCGGGCTCGTACCTCGCCCTCGGCGTCGCCGCCGCCACCGGCATATCGCTGCCGCTCCTCGCCTCCTCCGGCATCGCGTTCATCGGCGGCCTCGCCGCGGCGGCCGTCGTCCTCGGCCTGTCCGGCCTCGGCGCGGGCACGGTCCGCCTCGTCCTCGCGGGCAGCGCCCTCACCCTCGGCCTCACCGCCGTCACCGAGGGCCTGCTCCTGCTGTTCCCCCACGAGACCGAGGGCCTCTACAAGTGGAACCAGGGGAGCATCGCGCAGAACGGCTTCGACGGCGTACTTCAGATGCTGCCCATCGGCGCCGTCGGACTCATCGGTCTGATCCTGCTCGCCCGCAGGGTCGACGCGCTGGCCCTCGGTGACGACGCCGCGCACGGCGTCGGTGTCCCCGTGCGCTCCACCCGCGTCGTCGCGGTCGTGCTCGCCGCGCTGCTCTCCACCGCCGCCGTCACCCTCGCCGGACCCGTCGGCTTCGTCGGCCTGTGCGCGCCCGCGCTCGTACGCCCCCTCGCCCGCAGGTTCCGCGCCTTCACCCGCTCGCGGTCCCGGCTGCCGTTCGCGGGTCTCACCGGCGCGGCCCTGGTCCTCGGCTCCGACGTGCTGCTGCGCGCCGTCGTCCCCTCGGACACCGCGGTCGCCGTGCCCACCGGCGTCGTCACCAGCCTCGTCGGCGCGGTCTTCCTGGTCGTCATGGCCGCGCGGGCCAAGGACACGGCGGCCGCCGCCCCCGCCGACAAGCTGCGCATCCGCAGCAGGACCGTCTTCGTCGTCACGACGACCGTCCTCGTGGCCGCGCTGATCGGCCTGGTCATCGCCGCCGTACTCATCGGGGACAGCAAGCTGCTGATGGGCGACGTGGTCAACTGGGCCCAGGGCAGAGCCGGGCAGACCGTCACCTTCGTCCTGGACACCCGCGTGCCGCGCGTGATCGCCGCCCTCTGCGCGGGAGCGGCACTGGCCCTCGCCGGGACACTCATCCAGGCCGTGACGCGCAACCCCCTCGCCGAACCGGGTGTTCTGGGCGTCACCAACGGCGCCGCGGTGGGCGCCGTCCTGCTCGTCACGACCGTGCCGGCGGCCGGTTCCTGGAGCATCGCCGCGGGCGCGTTCGCGGGCGCCGCGGTCAGCTCACTGCTCGTCTTCGGCCTCGCGGCGAGGGGCGGGTTCCAGCAGAACCGGCTCGTCCTCGTCGGATTCGGGGTCGCCACGGGAGCGACGGCCGTCATCAGCCTGCTCATCATCCTCACCGACCCGTTCAACGCGACGAAGGCACTGACCTGGCTCGCGGGCTCGACCTACGGGCGGACCCTGCCCGACGTGGTGCCTCTCGCGGCCGTCCTCGCCGTGGGCCTGGTCGTCGCGGTCGTACGACGCACCGAACTCGACCTGGTGTCACTCGACGAGGACACCCCGAGGCTGCTCGGCCTAGACCTGGGCCGCGGACGCCTGGGCTTCCTCGTCCTCGCCGTCCTGCTGAGCGCCACCGCGGTATCGGCCGCCGGCACGATCGGCTTCGTCGGGCTCGTCGCGCCGCACGCCGCCCGGGCCCTGGTGGGCCGCCGGCACGTTCGGGTGGTGCCGGTCGCCGTCCTCCTCGGCGCCATCCTCGTGTGCGCCGCCGACCTGGTGGGCCGGACGGTCATCGCCCCGGCCCAGCTCGGCGCCGGGCTCATGACGGCCGTGATCGGCACGCCGTACTTCCTCTATCTGCTCGTACGCAGCCGCCGATAG
- a CDS encoding GNAT family N-acetyltransferase, with product MTEPGSAARPPAPIRTERLVLRRSDARDRAAFIELFASPEVNTYLGGPQPRDELERAMPEVPGRRPGVFVIDLDGAMIGKVMLDPHADRPGHIRPDVGRTELGYLLLPQAWGRGYAAEACAAALDWFADANPSESVVLRTQTANDRSMRLAAKLGFVEVERYEDYGAEQWFGVWSPGTSSG from the coding sequence ATGACCGAACCAGGATCCGCCGCCCGGCCGCCCGCCCCGATCAGGACCGAGCGGCTCGTGTTGCGCCGGTCAGACGCCCGGGACCGTGCGGCGTTCATCGAACTCTTCGCCTCGCCCGAGGTAAATACCTACCTCGGTGGTCCTCAGCCGCGCGATGAACTCGAGCGCGCGATGCCCGAGGTGCCCGGGCGGCGCCCCGGGGTTTTCGTCATCGATCTCGACGGAGCGATGATCGGCAAGGTCATGCTCGATCCGCACGCAGACCGTCCGGGCCACATACGTCCGGACGTCGGGAGGACCGAGCTCGGTTACCTGTTACTGCCCCAGGCATGGGGACGGGGATACGCCGCCGAGGCGTGCGCGGCGGCACTCGACTGGTTCGCCGACGCGAATCCCAGCGAGTCGGTGGTGCTCCGCACCCAGACCGCCAACGACCGCTCGATGCGCCTCGCGGCGAAGCTGGGCTTCGTGGAGGTGGAGCGGTACGAGGACTACGGCGCCGAGCAGTGGTTCGGCGTGTGGTCTCCCGGCACGTCGTCCGGTTGA
- a CDS encoding SDR family oxidoreductase, which translates to MTTDTNHDRAAHGRGSSADRPLALITGVGRTVGIGAGIALRLAASGWDIAFTYWTPYDDRMSWGSEPGATEAISRSLAEHGASTTAIEADLADPDTPARVFDRVEAQMGNVTALVMSHCESVDSGLLDTTVESFDRHFAVNARATWLLIREFGRRFAAERGTGRIVSLTSDHTVGNLPYGASKGALDRITLAAAHELAHLGVTANVINPGPVDTGWMPEEVREHCVRSTPLGRLGTPRDTAHLVDFLCSKEGEWINGQLLMSNGGLA; encoded by the coding sequence GTGACAACGGACACCAATCATGACCGGGCTGCCCACGGTCGAGGCTCTTCGGCCGACCGCCCGCTCGCCCTGATCACCGGGGTCGGCCGCACCGTCGGCATCGGCGCGGGCATCGCCCTTCGACTGGCCGCATCGGGCTGGGACATCGCCTTCACGTACTGGACCCCCTACGACGACCGCATGAGCTGGGGCAGCGAGCCCGGCGCGACCGAAGCGATCAGCCGGTCGTTGGCCGAACACGGCGCGTCCACCACCGCGATCGAGGCGGATCTCGCCGACCCGGACACCCCGGCACGCGTCTTCGACAGAGTCGAAGCGCAAATGGGCAATGTCACCGCGCTGGTGATGAGTCACTGCGAGTCCGTCGACTCCGGGCTGCTCGACACCACCGTCGAGAGCTTCGACCGGCACTTCGCCGTCAACGCGCGCGCCACCTGGCTGCTCATTCGCGAATTCGGACGCCGCTTCGCCGCGGAACGGGGAACCGGCCGGATCGTCAGCCTCACCAGTGATCACACCGTCGGCAACCTGCCCTACGGGGCCAGCAAGGGCGCCCTGGACCGCATCACCCTGGCCGCCGCCCACGAACTCGCACACCTCGGCGTGACCGCCAACGTGATCAATCCCGGGCCGGTCGACACCGGCTGGATGCCCGAGGAAGTCCGTGAGCACTGTGTCCGCAGCACCCCGCTCGGCCGGCTGGGCACCCCGAGGGACACCGCGCACCTCGTGGACTTCCTGTGCTCCAAGGAGGGCGAGTGGATCAACGGTCAGCTGCTGATGAGCAACGGCGGCCTCGCATAG
- a CDS encoding ZIP family zinc transporter produces the protein MPEIFEAGVWGLVAGSALLLGAVIGYGVRVPQWLVASVMAFGAGVLLSAVSFELVAEAYDEAGLAPAAIGTVAGALAYTAGNAWLARRGARHRKRSGHGKQPSESEQGGSGLALALGALLDGVPESAVIGVSLLKGGAVSVATVAAVFISNVPEGLSSSAGMRRAGRGKAYVFGVWGVIALASTASAVLGYAVVGGMSTAVVAAVTAVAAGAILAMIADTMIPEAFENAHLAIGLITVCGFLVSFALSHA, from the coding sequence ATGCCTGAAATCTTCGAAGCCGGTGTATGGGGCCTTGTGGCCGGTTCCGCCCTGCTGCTGGGGGCGGTGATCGGGTACGGAGTCCGGGTGCCCCAGTGGCTGGTGGCATCCGTGATGGCGTTCGGTGCGGGAGTCCTGCTGTCGGCCGTGTCCTTCGAACTGGTCGCGGAGGCGTACGACGAGGCCGGCCTCGCACCGGCGGCGATCGGCACGGTGGCCGGGGCGCTCGCCTATACGGCCGGAAACGCCTGGCTGGCACGGCGCGGCGCCCGCCACCGCAAGCGCAGCGGCCACGGCAAGCAGCCTTCCGAGTCCGAACAGGGCGGCTCGGGGCTGGCGCTGGCGCTGGGGGCCCTGCTGGACGGCGTACCGGAGTCGGCGGTCATCGGGGTGAGCCTGCTGAAGGGCGGTGCGGTCAGTGTGGCGACGGTGGCCGCGGTGTTCATCAGCAACGTACCCGAGGGCCTGTCCAGCTCCGCCGGGATGAGGCGGGCGGGGCGCGGCAAGGCGTATGTGTTCGGCGTGTGGGGGGTGATCGCGCTGGCCAGTACGGCGTCGGCGGTGCTCGGGTACGCGGTGGTGGGCGGGATGTCCACGGCGGTGGTGGCGGCTGTGACCGCGGTGGCGGCCGGCGCGATCCTCGCCATGATCGCCGACACGATGATCCCGGAGGCGTTCGAGAACGCTCACCTGGCCATAGGGCTGATCACGGTGTGCGGTTTCCTCGTGTCGTTCGCCCTGTCCCATGCCTGA
- a CDS encoding peptidoglycan-binding domain-containing protein: MASRMLTRALLTTFTAAALSLGTVAGATAAVAAPAQQPSGSATIQAVNNLGLSISEGKSVQCYVRDAAPRGRYNPGAIDGQLGTSSWKAWQLFLNDRNYNAGAVDGAVGPNTIRGLQRFLVDIGYDTGGIDGVAGTKTKAAWKAFSRLPNDGSWC; this comes from the coding sequence ATGGCATCGCGCATGCTCACGAGAGCGCTGTTGACCACCTTCACCGCTGCCGCCCTCAGCCTCGGCACCGTCGCCGGCGCGACAGCGGCCGTCGCCGCGCCCGCCCAGCAGCCCAGCGGTTCCGCCACCATCCAAGCCGTCAACAATCTCGGCCTCTCCATCTCCGAGGGCAAGAGTGTGCAGTGCTACGTCCGCGACGCCGCACCGCGCGGTAGGTACAACCCTGGCGCCATCGACGGCCAGCTCGGCACCAGCAGCTGGAAGGCCTGGCAGCTGTTCCTCAACGACCGCAATTACAACGCCGGAGCCGTCGACGGCGCCGTAGGCCCGAACACCATCCGGGGCCTCCAGCGGTTCCTGGTCGACATCGGCTATGACACCGGCGGCATCGACGGCGTGGCCGGAACCAAGACCAAGGCCGCCTGGAAGGCGTTCTCCCGCCTCCCCAACGACGGCAGCTGGTGCTGA
- a CDS encoding MFS transporter, whose product MASYAVSAYGNFLNLIALSLFTYEVVGSAFGIGAVMALRLFSGMLAGLGAGALTTALGRRTVMMGADVAQALAMALLAVSARDPSLTLLLGAVIVLGAGNTLFTVALRSAVPVLVGHDERSRANGLLMAGRSAATVLGYGSAAAVIASGGYALAFAVNSASFVVSAAVVLVLRPRTDAEDAADEGPPTEPAPGRRKTGARLGLAGIPALLAGALLLRGTDAFASSSHNVALPIVAGLESPDNPALFMTQFWVAWAVGALLSHQVLKRFQPEKAYGERAFALGTAAMAVFFVLVFTGLPTPALILAALAAGIADGCTEIVYVSRLQAAPERERSRLFGMSASAETAGFTLGMIAAAAALEGFPVLAVVAAFHGTALCGALALLAFAAARRRGAAMPPRSRHPRSWVHDTTDS is encoded by the coding sequence GTGGCGAGTTATGCCGTTTCCGCCTATGGGAACTTCCTCAACCTGATCGCCCTGAGCCTGTTCACGTACGAAGTCGTGGGCAGCGCCTTCGGTATCGGCGCGGTGATGGCGCTCCGGTTGTTCTCCGGCATGCTGGCGGGCCTGGGCGCGGGCGCGCTCACCACGGCCCTCGGCCGCCGCACCGTGATGATGGGCGCCGACGTGGCGCAGGCCCTCGCGATGGCGCTGCTCGCGGTCAGCGCCCGTGATCCCTCGCTCACCCTCCTCCTGGGCGCGGTCATCGTCCTCGGCGCGGGGAACACACTGTTCACGGTGGCGCTGCGCAGCGCCGTGCCGGTACTCGTCGGTCACGACGAGCGTTCGCGGGCCAACGGGCTGCTGATGGCGGGGCGTTCGGCTGCCACCGTCCTCGGATACGGCTCGGCCGCGGCCGTCATCGCCTCCGGCGGGTACGCGCTCGCGTTCGCGGTCAACAGCGCCAGCTTCGTGGTGTCGGCGGCGGTCGTACTGGTGCTGCGGCCCCGCACCGACGCCGAGGACGCGGCGGACGAGGGACCCCCGACGGAACCGGCCCCGGGGCGGCGGAAGACCGGCGCGAGGCTCGGACTGGCGGGAATCCCCGCGCTGTTGGCCGGGGCGCTCCTGCTGCGGGGCACCGACGCGTTCGCCTCCTCCTCGCACAACGTGGCCCTGCCGATCGTGGCCGGCCTGGAGTCCCCGGACAATCCGGCGCTGTTCATGACCCAGTTCTGGGTGGCCTGGGCCGTGGGGGCCCTCCTCTCCCACCAGGTCCTCAAACGCTTCCAGCCCGAAAAGGCATACGGTGAGCGCGCGTTCGCGCTCGGAACCGCCGCCATGGCGGTCTTCTTCGTGCTCGTCTTCACGGGACTGCCCACCCCCGCCCTGATCCTGGCGGCCCTCGCGGCGGGAATCGCCGACGGCTGTACCGAGATCGTGTACGTCTCGCGCCTACAGGCCGCGCCCGAGCGGGAACGCAGCCGCCTGTTCGGCATGTCGGCGTCCGCCGAGACCGCCGGCTTCACCCTTGGCATGATCGCCGCAGCCGCCGCGCTGGAAGGCTTCCCCGTGCTCGCGGTCGTCGCCGCCTTCCACGGAACCGCCCTGTGCGGGGCGTTGGCGCTCCTGGCGTTCGCCGCCGCGCGCCGTCGCGGCGCTGCCATGCCCCCCCGGTCGCGACACCCGCGGTCCTGGGTCCACGACACCACTGACAGCTGA